The Paramisgurnus dabryanus chromosome 6, PD_genome_1.1, whole genome shotgun sequence genome has a window encoding:
- the LOC135767445 gene encoding cerebellin-1-like isoform X4 produces the protein MLLLKPYISVLLLLQFRQQLLAQNSGPKGEKGDRGVQGPPGHAGAPGPRGLPGLKGDPAQNLITPEKIKDIEERLRVTEETLKVLKQENEGKKVAFSAGLLASGLQQTGPFADQKTLVYQKVFTNTGNAYDSNNGIFTAPVKGVYFFRFYAHSHTGNQMAVSLYKNDQPQCSVFSLKAESNANGSNGVVLTLESGDKVYTQLWENSWVYDDKESYTSFSGFLLFPM, from the exons ATGTTGCTGTTGAAGCCGTACATCAGTGTCCTTCTGCTGCTTCAGTTCAGACAGCAACTATTGGCTCAAAACAGTGGACCTAAAGGAGAGAAGGGAGATCGAG GAGTGCAGGGACCACCAGGTCACGCAGGAGCACCTGGGCCACGTGGACTCCCAGGACTCAAAGGAGACCcag CTCAAAATTTAATTACACCAGAAAAAATCAAGGACATTGAAGAAAGATTGAGAGTCACAGAGGAAACTCTGAAAGTATTAAAGCAAGAGAATGAAG GCAAAAAGGTTGCATTTTCAGCTGGACTTTTGGCATCTGGATTACAACAGACTGGACCCTTTGCTGATCAAAAGACTCTGGTCTACCAAAAAGTCTTCACTAACACCGGAAATGCATATGACTCGAACAATG GTATTTTTACAGCACCAGTAAAAGGAGTTTATTTCTTCAGATTTTATGCTCATTCTCACACTGGTAACCAAATGGCAGTGAGTCTATATAAGAATGATCAACCTCAGTgttctgtgttttctctgaaAGCTGAGAGCAATGCTAATGGCAGCAATGGTGTTGTTCTTACACTGGAGAGCGGTGATAAAGTCTACACACAGCTGTGGGAGAACAGCTGGGTTTATGATGATAAAGAAAGCTACACAAGTTTCAGTGGTTTTCTGCTGTTCCCCATGTAA
- the LOC135767445 gene encoding cerebellin-1-like isoform X3 has product MMLLLKPYISVLLLLQFRQQLLAQNSGPKGEKGDRGVQGPPGHAGAPGPRGLPGLKGDPAQNLITPEKIKDIEERLRVTEETLKVLKQENEGKKVAFSAGLLASGLQQTGPFADQKTLVYQKVFTNTGNAYDSNNGIFTAPVKGVYFFRFYAHSHTGNQMAVSLYKNDQPQCSVFSLKAESNANGSNGVVLTLESGDKVYTQLWENSWVYDDKESYTSFSGFLLFPM; this is encoded by the exons ATG ATGTTGCTGTTGAAGCCGTACATCAGTGTCCTTCTGCTGCTTCAGTTCAGACAGCAACTATTGGCTCAAAACAGTGGACCTAAAGGAGAGAAGGGAGATCGAG GAGTGCAGGGACCACCAGGTCACGCAGGAGCACCTGGGCCACGTGGACTCCCAGGACTCAAAGGAGACCcag CTCAAAATTTAATTACACCAGAAAAAATCAAGGACATTGAAGAAAGATTGAGAGTCACAGAGGAAACTCTGAAAGTATTAAAGCAAGAGAATGAAG GCAAAAAGGTTGCATTTTCAGCTGGACTTTTGGCATCTGGATTACAACAGACTGGACCCTTTGCTGATCAAAAGACTCTGGTCTACCAAAAAGTCTTCACTAACACCGGAAATGCATATGACTCGAACAATG GTATTTTTACAGCACCAGTAAAAGGAGTTTATTTCTTCAGATTTTATGCTCATTCTCACACTGGTAACCAAATGGCAGTGAGTCTATATAAGAATGATCAACCTCAGTgttctgtgttttctctgaaAGCTGAGAGCAATGCTAATGGCAGCAATGGTGTTGTTCTTACACTGGAGAGCGGTGATAAAGTCTACACACAGCTGTGGGAGAACAGCTGGGTTTATGATGATAAAGAAAGCTACACAAGTTTCAGTGGTTTTCTGCTGTTCCCCATGTAA